In Haloarchaeobius litoreus, the following are encoded in one genomic region:
- a CDS encoding cob(I)yrinic acid a,c-diamide adenosyltransferase: protein MTDSEKSGGSRPGSRPIEPSAPEEFGLVQAFWGDGKGKTTAALGMAFRAAGHGYRVHVLQFMKGGANSVEDVRGEYNAIDAMPGLSYENTGHYGWHGFMDGSDDDEHAAQAAGGLARTREILAGCEAADLTAPLDLDGDPTDGVHMLVLDEVCYAANRGLLDVEEVVAFIEDRPENLELVLTGGHERPDWLDDVADLVTNVRKERHPLEAGQRARKGTEF from the coding sequence ATGACCGACAGCGAGAAGTCAGGCGGTTCGCGCCCCGGATCGAGACCCATCGAGCCGTCGGCACCCGAGGAGTTCGGCCTCGTGCAGGCGTTCTGGGGCGACGGGAAGGGGAAGACGACCGCGGCGCTCGGGATGGCGTTCCGGGCCGCGGGCCACGGCTACCGCGTCCACGTGCTGCAGTTCATGAAAGGCGGGGCGAACAGCGTCGAGGACGTCCGCGGCGAGTACAACGCCATCGACGCGATGCCGGGGCTCTCCTACGAGAACACGGGGCACTACGGCTGGCACGGCTTCATGGACGGCTCGGACGACGACGAGCACGCGGCCCAGGCGGCCGGAGGGCTGGCCCGGACCCGGGAGATACTGGCCGGCTGCGAGGCGGCCGACCTGACCGCCCCGCTCGACCTCGACGGCGACCCGACCGACGGCGTCCACATGCTCGTGCTCGATGAGGTGTGCTACGCGGCGAACCGGGGGCTGCTCGACGTCGAAGAGGTGGTCGCGTTCATCGAGGACAGGCCCGAGAACCTCGAGCTCGTGCTGACCGGCGGGCACGAACGGCCGGACTGGCTGGACGACGTGGCCGACCTCGTCACGAACGTCCGAAAGGAGCGCCACCCGCTCGAGG
- a CDS encoding MOSC domain-containing protein, translating to MPTVASLRVYPVKSLDPLELDTVEVNNGALRHDREYAIVDGDREFVNGKREPALHRIRSRYDPDRRALSLREHGDDDWTTFSMDAERGELNAWLSEFLDYPVSVVRDASGGMPDDTEADGPTVIARETAAAIASWYDDVDTGGMLRRLRPNVVVEAGEPFWEDRLYADRGSVRQFTIGDVEFEGVQPCQRCVVPTRDPDTGAETADFRETFVERREATLPAWANRDRFDHFFRVMVNTRIPEGSWGKSVRVGDGVELGDSSPTAP from the coding sequence ATGCCCACCGTCGCCAGCCTCCGCGTCTACCCCGTCAAGTCGCTCGACCCGCTGGAACTCGACACCGTCGAGGTCAACAACGGCGCGCTTCGACACGACCGCGAGTACGCCATCGTCGACGGCGACCGCGAGTTCGTCAACGGGAAGCGCGAGCCCGCGCTCCACCGCATCCGGTCGCGCTACGACCCCGACCGCCGGGCGCTCTCGCTGCGCGAGCATGGAGACGACGACTGGACCACCTTCAGCATGGACGCCGAGCGCGGCGAGCTGAACGCCTGGCTGAGCGAGTTCCTGGACTACCCGGTCAGCGTGGTCCGCGACGCCTCGGGCGGAATGCCCGACGACACCGAGGCCGACGGCCCGACGGTCATCGCCCGCGAGACCGCCGCGGCGATCGCCTCCTGGTACGACGACGTCGACACCGGGGGGATGCTCCGCCGGTTGCGCCCGAACGTCGTCGTGGAGGCCGGCGAGCCGTTCTGGGAGGACCGGCTGTACGCCGACCGCGGTTCTGTCCGGCAGTTCACCATCGGTGACGTGGAGTTCGAGGGCGTCCAGCCCTGTCAGCGCTGCGTCGTCCCGACGCGGGACCCCGACACCGGTGCCGAGACGGCGGACTTTCGGGAGACGTTCGTCGAGCGGCGGGAGGCGACGCTGCCCGCGTGGGCGAACCGCGACCGGTTCGACCACTTCTTCCGGGTGATGGTGAACACGAGGATTCCGGAGGGGTCGTGGGGGAAGTCGGTGCGAGTCGGGGACGGCGTCGAACTGGGTGATTCAAGTCCGACTGCGCCGTAG
- a CDS encoding alpha/beta fold hydrolase, translated as MATVAVDGHDIRYVEAGEGPPLLLLHGGIIDAGPVSWGEVIEPLSETFTVYAPDMLGYGDSDLPDVDYTIDRHVRTMAGFCRELDIEEPSVCGLSLGGAVALGLALDTDVDAHRLVPTSCFGLGTELPRGTLSYVLSRLPVLNRIAVALFRRSRGFTKASLAGIVHDTDTLSEECVDAVWKYARKPNACVAFRNFRKHEMTRQGYVTNYTPRLDDLDVPTLFVHGRHDEVVPVELAEQAAARAPNAELTVLEDCAHWPPREDPGRMVELLTDFCGST; from the coding sequence ATGGCCACGGTCGCAGTCGACGGACACGACATCAGGTACGTCGAGGCAGGGGAGGGACCACCGCTCCTCCTCCTGCACGGCGGCATCATCGACGCCGGGCCGGTCTCCTGGGGCGAGGTGATCGAACCGCTCTCGGAGACGTTCACCGTCTACGCACCGGACATGCTGGGCTACGGCGACAGCGACCTGCCGGACGTGGACTACACCATCGACCGGCACGTGCGGACGATGGCCGGCTTCTGCCGCGAACTCGACATCGAGGAGCCGTCGGTGTGCGGGCTCTCGCTCGGTGGTGCGGTGGCGCTCGGCCTCGCGCTCGACACGGACGTCGACGCCCACCGGCTCGTGCCGACGAGTTGCTTCGGGCTCGGGACTGAGCTGCCGCGCGGGACGCTCTCGTACGTGCTCTCGCGGCTCCCGGTGCTCAACCGCATCGCGGTGGCGCTGTTCCGGCGGAGCCGCGGGTTCACGAAGGCGAGTCTGGCCGGTATCGTCCACGACACAGACACGCTGTCGGAGGAGTGCGTGGATGCGGTGTGGAAGTACGCCCGGAAGCCGAACGCCTGCGTGGCGTTCCGGAACTTCCGGAAGCACGAGATGACCCGGCAGGGCTACGTGACGAACTACACGCCGCGGCTCGACGACCTGGACGTGCCGACGCTGTTCGTGCACGGCCGCCACGACGAGGTGGTGCCCGTGGAACTGGCCGAACAGGCGGCGGCACGGGCACCGAACGCCGAACTGACGGTGCTGGAGGACTGCGCCCACTGGCCGC